The Thermococcus sp. genome includes a region encoding these proteins:
- a CDS encoding ECF transporter S component, whose translation MDETLGELARYAPYAFALAVLLFGIYIWRERNRFRSVNVVAIAGVSAALVAVATRAITIPVPATGGYINLGDTMVMFVAMLFGPVVGAFAGGVGSALGDVISGYPGWAPITLVVKGIEGLTIGYLAKRLEGTPGLVVAGTIGGILMVSGYFFFEYYAFGFTNAYAELPGNLVQAVTGIIVGTGLANAIKKRYPEVENLL comes from the coding sequence ATGGACGAGACGTTGGGCGAGCTTGCAAGATACGCCCCATACGCATTCGCGCTGGCCGTTCTGCTCTTTGGAATTTACATATGGAGGGAAAGGAACAGGTTCAGAAGCGTTAACGTCGTTGCCATAGCCGGTGTTTCAGCGGCACTGGTGGCGGTTGCGACGAGGGCGATAACTATCCCGGTACCGGCCACGGGGGGATACATAAACCTCGGGGACACGATGGTCATGTTTGTCGCGATGCTCTTCGGGCCAGTCGTTGGGGCGTTTGCAGGTGGGGTTGGTTCAGCCTTGGGAGACGTAATCTCAGGATACCCGGGCTGGGCGCCGATAACACTTGTGGTCAAGGGAATTGAAGGATTAACCATTGGTTATCTAGCCAAAAGGCTCGAAGGAACACCGGGTCTCGTGGTTGCCGGAACCATAGGTGGAATCTTAATGGTCTCGGGCTACTTCTTCTTCGAGTACTACGCCTTCGGCTTCACGAACGCCTATGCAGAACTACCAGGAAATCTCGTTCAGGCCGTCACGGGGATAATAGTGGGGACAGGACTGGCGAACGCAATAAAGAAAAGGTATCCGGAAGTGGAGAACCTACTCTAA
- a CDS encoding radical SAM protein — protein sequence MKKLKIYIPGIKFPSISLTGNACALNCAHCGRHYLEGMRKPVRGELLNYCLDLERSGGVGCLLSGGMDGRLKVPLDFYAQEIREIKHRTSLKLNAHVGFVDENDLELLKWVDVVSLDFVGDDEVIKRVYKIDKTVEDYLKVLDMLTKNDIRVAPHITIGLDFGRIHWEFRAIDILVEYPIDVLVLDVLIPTKGTEMENVPKPSVEESLKVVEYARELFDGELSIGCMRPLGRWRLEFDRGAVLAGVDRLTNPPRRVIEWAKKIRDVEIIYECCVM from the coding sequence ATGAAAAAGCTCAAAATCTACATCCCCGGAATTAAATTCCCATCAATCTCACTCACAGGCAACGCCTGCGCCTTGAACTGCGCCCACTGCGGGAGGCATTACTTAGAGGGCATGAGAAAGCCTGTGAGGGGGGAGCTTTTAAATTACTGCCTCGACCTTGAGCGCTCCGGCGGAGTAGGCTGTCTGCTGAGCGGTGGAATGGACGGTCGCCTAAAGGTGCCCCTCGACTTTTACGCTCAAGAGATAAGAGAAATAAAGCATAGGACAAGCCTGAAGCTCAACGCCCACGTCGGATTTGTCGATGAGAACGATTTAGAGTTGCTCAAGTGGGTTGATGTGGTTTCCCTCGACTTCGTTGGCGATGACGAGGTTATAAAGCGCGTTTACAAGATAGACAAGACGGTGGAGGATTATTTGAAAGTCCTCGACATGCTCACCAAAAACGACATCAGAGTAGCACCCCACATAACGATAGGCCTCGACTTTGGGAGAATCCACTGGGAGTTCAGGGCAATAGATATACTTGTTGAATACCCCATAGACGTTCTCGTTCTGGACGTTCTGATTCCAACGAAAGGTACTGAGATGGAGAACGTTCCGAAGCCATCTGTAGAGGAAAGCCTTAAGGTTGTCGAATACGCGCGCGAGCTCTTTGACGGGGAGCTGAGCATAGGTTGCATGCGACCGCTCGGAAGGTGGCGGTTGGAATTCGACCGGGGAGCGGTTTTGGCGGGCGTTGACAGGCTGACGAACCCGCCGAGAAGGGTTATCGAATGGGCGAAAAAAATCAGGGACGTTGAGATAATTTACGAGTGCTGTGTGATGTGA
- a CDS encoding family 4B encapsulin nanocompartment shell protein translates to MNEVKEVVLKAIRELKEEGMNPDIMLAGPGFIEHARDFIAQLGLKIYRIEELGYDAVIADSSYMGQIKKASRRISVEPFLEEKRVWEEIERLEV, encoded by the coding sequence ATGAACGAGGTTAAAGAGGTTGTTCTCAAGGCAATACGGGAGCTCAAAGAGGAGGGAATGAACCCCGACATAATGCTCGCCGGCCCGGGGTTCATAGAGCATGCGAGGGACTTTATAGCCCAGCTCGGGCTTAAGATTTACCGCATTGAGGAGCTTGGCTACGATGCCGTTATAGCGGACTCCTCCTATATGGGCCAGATAAAGAAGGCCTCCCGAAGGATTTCAGTTGAGCCTTTCCTCGAGGAAAAGAGGGTCTGGGAAGAAATAGAAAGGCTTGAAGTTTAG
- the deoC gene encoding deoxyribose-phosphate aldolase: MNAQEIARYIDHTNLKPYATKEDIIKLCDEAIKYNFYAVCVNPYRVRLAKDYLRERKADVKVASVIGFPLGATPTEVKVFEAKRALEDGADELDMVINIGALKDGDYEYVKNDIAEVVKVAHEKGAKVKVIIETCYLTEEEKIKACELAKEAGADFVKTSTGFGTGGATVEDVKLMRKVVGEEMGVKAAGGIRTYEQALAMIEAGASRIGTSSGVKIVKGAPE, translated from the coding sequence ATGAACGCCCAAGAGATTGCGCGCTACATTGACCACACAAATCTGAAGCCCTACGCCACCAAGGAGGACATAATCAAGCTCTGCGATGAGGCGATAAAGTATAACTTCTACGCCGTCTGTGTAAATCCATACCGTGTCAGGCTCGCCAAAGACTACCTGCGCGAGAGAAAAGCGGACGTCAAGGTTGCTAGCGTCATAGGTTTTCCCCTCGGGGCGACACCAACCGAGGTGAAGGTCTTTGAAGCCAAGAGGGCTCTTGAGGACGGTGCTGATGAACTCGACATGGTCATCAACATCGGCGCCCTTAAGGATGGGGACTACGAGTACGTCAAGAACGACATAGCCGAGGTTGTGAAGGTCGCCCACGAGAAAGGAGCGAAGGTCAAGGTCATCATCGAGACCTGCTACCTCACCGAGGAGGAAAAAATCAAGGCCTGCGAGCTGGCTAAGGAAGCTGGGGCCGACTTCGTGAAGACCTCAACGGGCTTTGGAACCGGCGGTGCAACTGTGGAGGACGTCAAGCTAATGAGGAAGGTCGTTGGTGAGGAGATGGGCGTCAAAGCCGCCGGGGGAATAAGAACCTATGAGCAGGCGTTGGCCATGATTGAGGCAGGGGCAAGCAGGATAGGGACCTCCAGCGGTGTAAAAATCGTGAAAGGTGCCCCGGAATGA
- the eno gene encoding phosphopyruvate hydratase yields MENPFEITAVIAREILDSRGNPTVEVEVYTPVSMGRAAVPSGASTGTHEAVELRDGGKRYHGKGVRRAVENVNKIIAPEIIGMDVTWQRDIDRLMIELDGTENKSNLGANAILGVSLAVARAAANALGLPLYQYIGGTNAYVMPVPMSNVINGGVHAGNELDFQEFMIMPIGAKSFREGIRWVSETYHTLKKVIAEKYGKNAVNVGDEGGFAPPLKEPSEALDLLTEAIEETGYKVGDEIAFALDPASSEFFDEKLGKYVVAGREYDREELLELYRELVSSYPIVSIEDPFHEEDWEGFVEITRELGNRIQIVGDDIFVTNPKRIRKGIELGAANALLLKVNQIGTLSEAIDAAYTAYRAGWGIVVSHRSGETDDTFIADLAVALNTGQIKTGAPARMDRNAKYNQLIRIEEELEGIAVYPGKKFHNPFL; encoded by the coding sequence ATGGAAAACCCGTTCGAGATTACGGCCGTTATAGCTAGGGAAATCCTTGACAGCAGGGGAAACCCGACCGTTGAGGTCGAGGTCTACACACCGGTGAGCATGGGAAGGGCAGCGGTTCCGAGTGGAGCGAGCACCGGAACCCACGAAGCGGTGGAGCTCCGCGACGGTGGAAAGCGTTACCACGGAAAAGGTGTTAGAAGAGCAGTAGAGAACGTCAACAAGATTATCGCCCCCGAGATTATCGGCATGGACGTTACCTGGCAGAGGGACATAGACAGGCTCATGATAGAGCTCGACGGAACCGAGAACAAGAGCAACCTTGGAGCAAATGCAATCCTCGGTGTTTCCTTAGCAGTCGCAAGGGCGGCCGCCAACGCCCTAGGACTTCCGCTCTACCAGTACATCGGCGGAACCAACGCCTACGTCATGCCGGTTCCCATGAGCAACGTCATCAACGGTGGAGTACATGCGGGCAACGAGCTCGACTTTCAGGAGTTCATGATAATGCCCATCGGAGCCAAAAGCTTCCGCGAGGGAATAAGGTGGGTGAGCGAGACCTACCATACCCTCAAGAAGGTTATAGCCGAAAAATATGGCAAGAACGCCGTGAACGTTGGCGACGAGGGTGGTTTTGCCCCACCGCTCAAAGAGCCGAGCGAAGCTCTGGATTTGCTCACGGAAGCCATAGAGGAGACTGGATACAAAGTCGGCGATGAGATTGCCTTCGCCCTTGACCCAGCTTCCAGCGAGTTCTTTGACGAAAAACTCGGTAAGTACGTTGTTGCGGGTAGAGAATACGACAGAGAAGAGCTCCTTGAGCTCTACAGGGAGCTTGTATCAAGCTACCCGATAGTCTCAATTGAGGACCCGTTCCACGAGGAGGACTGGGAGGGCTTCGTCGAGATAACCAGGGAGCTCGGAAACAGGATACAGATAGTTGGAGATGACATATTCGTCACCAACCCGAAGAGGATAAGGAAGGGCATAGAGCTCGGCGCGGCCAACGCGCTCCTTCTCAAGGTCAACCAGATAGGAACCCTCAGCGAGGCCATCGATGCGGCCTACACAGCCTACAGAGCCGGCTGGGGAATCGTCGTTTCACACCGCTCGGGGGAGACCGACGACACCTTCATAGCAGACCTTGCCGTTGCGCTCAACACGGGCCAGATAAAGACAGGAGCCCCTGCCAGGATGGACAGGAACGCCAAGTATAACCAGCTGATAAGGATTGAGGAGGAGCTTGAGGGAATAGCGGTTTACCCGGGCAAGAAGTTCCACAACCCCTTCCTTTGA